A portion of the Candidatus Paceibacterota bacterium genome contains these proteins:
- a CDS encoding DUF134 domain-containing protein codes for MPRPKLCRRIRFRPNVNYFKPQGVPMRFLEIIHLSHEELEALRLKNIKDLEQVECAKLMHTSQSTFQRILSSAYKKITEALIKGKAIRIIK; via the coding sequence ATGCCAAGACCGAAACTTTGCAGAAGAATAAGATTTAGACCAAATGTTAATTATTTTAAACCTCAGGGCGTGCCAATGAGGTTTTTAGAAATTATTCATTTAAGTCATGAAGAATTAGAGGCTTTAAGATTAAAAAATATAAAGGACTTAGAACAGGTTGAATGTGCAAAGTTAATGCACACTTCCCAAAGTACATTTCAGAGAATTTTATCTTCTGCTTATAAAAAAATTACCGAAGCATTGATCAAGGGGAAAGCAATTAGGATAATAAAATGA